One genomic window of Kosmotoga olearia TBF 19.5.1 includes the following:
- a CDS encoding transposase, with protein sequence MPYTYFLADSAYDSQQIYRYIFDCSSMIPVIDTNKRKGVSLEKQCQARWLGIQLRQIYAEKYKNRWEIERTINILQEYFNLEYIWYVRNRNYDAVLGLAILAYNLCVMFNILNSRPHRKVADIIGCY encoded by the coding sequence TTGCCATACACATATTTCCTCGCAGACAGCGCATATGATTCGCAACAGATATACCGTTATATATTCGATTGTAGTAGCATGATACCAGTAATAGACACAAACAAAAGGAAAGGTGTATCACTGGAAAAACAGTGTCAGGCTCGTTGGCTGGGCATTCAATTGAGGCAAATATATGCGGAGAAGTATAAAAACCGTTGGGAGATAGAGAGAACGATTAACATTCTACAAGAATATTTCAATCTGGAATACATTTGGTATGTGAGAAACAGGAATTATGATGCGGTATTGGGTTTGGCCATATTGGCATACAATCTTTGTGTTATGTTCAATATCTTGAACAGCCGTCCTCACAGAAAGGTGGCTGATATTATTGGCTGTTACTGA
- the istA gene encoding IS21 family transposase: MLTEKQVFEIRILYREGLSKLAIARRLGIAPNTVKKYLEKEWCQMAKRGSKLDPFKDYIEKRLQEYPELTATVLFKELVERGYTGKLTILRMYVSSIRPKGKPEIVVRFETEPGRQFQVDWGTGTTVIAGEKTTVKFFIMVLSYSRMLYAEIVPDEKLETLIQAHLHAFEYFGGYPSEGLYDNMKTVVKKLQKQKEYNARFMDFANFYGFKVITHRPYNPKAKGKVERLVPYVRENILYGQSYSSLTELKNVLKDWLAVANQRLHSELKETPLERFEREKNHLNKLSKSYPIRRLNTRLVRDKGQIVYKERAYHVGKKYTGERVNLQVEGSLLKIYDGDELITVHPLKDQVEKRSLREYQALVGDAV; the protein is encoded by the coding sequence ATGTTAACGGAAAAGCAGGTCTTTGAAATCAGAATATTGTACAGAGAGGGGTTAAGCAAGCTAGCAATAGCCAGGCGCCTTGGCATTGCTCCCAACACCGTAAAGAAATATCTTGAAAAGGAGTGGTGTCAAATGGCAAAAAGAGGTTCGAAACTGGATCCTTTCAAGGATTACATCGAGAAAAGGCTCCAGGAGTATCCCGAACTTACAGCGACAGTGTTGTTTAAGGAATTGGTGGAGAGAGGTTATACCGGTAAACTGACAATACTCCGGATGTATGTGTCCTCAATAAGACCCAAGGGGAAACCTGAAATTGTTGTCAGATTCGAAACAGAACCTGGTAGACAATTTCAGGTTGATTGGGGAACGGGTACAACGGTTATTGCAGGCGAAAAGACGACCGTTAAGTTCTTCATTATGGTGTTGAGCTATTCACGGATGCTGTACGCGGAGATAGTACCAGATGAAAAGCTTGAGACCTTGATCCAAGCTCATCTGCATGCCTTTGAGTACTTTGGTGGTTATCCCTCAGAAGGTCTGTACGACAACATGAAAACCGTTGTAAAGAAGCTTCAGAAACAGAAGGAATACAACGCCAGATTCATGGATTTTGCAAACTTCTACGGCTTTAAAGTGATTACTCACAGGCCATATAATCCAAAAGCCAAAGGAAAGGTCGAGAGGTTGGTTCCTTACGTAAGGGAAAATATTCTTTACGGCCAGAGTTATTCGAGTCTAACGGAACTGAAGAATGTATTAAAAGATTGGTTAGCAGTAGCGAACCAGCGGCTTCATTCAGAATTAAAAGAAACCCCTCTCGAAAGATTCGAGAGGGAAAAGAATCACCTAAACAAACTAAGTAAATCGTATCCGATTCGCAGATTAAATACAAGACTCGTAAGAGACAAAGGCCAGATAGTCTACAAAGAAAGGGCATACCATGTTGGTAAAAAATACACAGGGGAAAGAGTCAATCTCCAGGTGGAAGGTTCACTACTGAAGATATACGATGGCGATGAACTCATTACAGTACATCCCTTGAAAGACCAGGTAGAAAAAAGGTCTTTGAGAGAATACCAGGCTCTTGTGGGTGATGCGGTATGA
- the istB gene encoding IS21-like element ISKol10 family helper ATPase IstB gives MSYENVHSLLKELKLEGISRVLDSSLQNWSKGDKDVLELIEELLIAQKKENENKKYITALRYSGLPFHKTLEEFDFSFQPSIDRKQIMELKTLRFMYEKENVVFLGPPGVGKTHLAVGLGMEALREGKKIYFVNAITLVDRLKKAFIERHLEKTIRFYKSLDLLIIDELGYLPLDTEGAKLFFELVSQKYEQGSIILTSNRSFTEWDKIFEDEVLATAVLDRLLHHCTIVNIRGKSYRLKEKQKTGLVGIQTTIDRSDKLRKSDR, from the coding sequence ATGAGCTACGAAAACGTACACAGCCTGTTGAAAGAACTGAAACTGGAAGGAATCTCCAGGGTACTGGATTCTTCTCTTCAAAACTGGAGTAAAGGGGATAAAGACGTTCTCGAATTGATTGAAGAACTACTAATAGCCCAGAAGAAAGAAAACGAGAACAAGAAATACATAACGGCTCTCAGATACAGCGGATTACCTTTCCACAAAACCCTGGAAGAATTCGATTTCAGTTTCCAACCCAGTATAGACAGAAAACAGATAATGGAATTGAAGACCCTGAGATTCATGTACGAAAAAGAGAACGTGGTATTCCTTGGACCTCCTGGAGTAGGGAAAACACACCTGGCGGTAGGTCTTGGAATGGAAGCCCTAAGGGAAGGAAAGAAAATATACTTTGTTAACGCAATAACATTGGTGGATCGATTAAAGAAAGCTTTTATTGAAAGACATCTGGAAAAAACCATTAGATTCTACAAATCCCTTGACCTCCTAATAATAGACGAACTGGGATACCTGCCACTGGATACAGAAGGAGCGAAGCTATTCTTTGAACTAGTAAGCCAGAAATACGAACAAGGAAGCATAATCCTGACATCCAACAGAAGCTTTACCGAATGGGACAAGATATTCGAAGACGAAGTATTAGCAACAGCGGTATTAGATAGACTCTTACATCATTGTACAATTGTCAACATTCGTGGAAAAAGCTACAGACTGAAAGAAAAACAGAAAACGGGGCTTGTTGGTATACAGACGACGATTGATAGAAGTGACAAACTACGCAAATCTGATCGATGA
- the istB gene encoding IS21-like element ISKol3 family helper ATPase IstB, whose product MKELIAQYCKELRLGKSIVENYQKIQAETNEEFLVKLLKLEIENRRVSRKNRYLKQANFEVMKTFKGYSFENVQIPKSITLEELQEGRFLEKKENLILYGPVGTGKTHMATAIGIAACNREKKVRFYRTATLVNELVEAKSNGTLKRFLKTLRKTDLLICDEWGYIPLDREGAQLLFQVIAERYERNSVIITTNLEFSKWNGIFYDEKLTSAIIDRLIHHCHLLVFTGKSYRLEHSSIKT is encoded by the coding sequence ATGAAAGAACTCATCGCTCAATACTGCAAAGAACTGAGATTGGGAAAAAGTATAGTGGAAAACTACCAAAAGATACAGGCAGAAACCAACGAGGAATTCCTGGTGAAACTACTGAAGCTGGAGATTGAAAACAGACGGGTATCACGTAAAAATCGTTATCTAAAACAGGCGAATTTCGAGGTAATGAAAACCTTTAAAGGCTACAGTTTTGAAAACGTACAGATACCCAAGAGTATAACGCTGGAAGAACTACAAGAAGGGAGGTTTCTGGAAAAGAAAGAGAACCTAATACTGTACGGTCCTGTAGGAACAGGAAAAACACACATGGCAACAGCCATAGGTATCGCAGCTTGTAACCGGGAAAAGAAAGTCAGATTTTACAGAACGGCCACACTGGTAAATGAACTTGTGGAAGCAAAAAGCAACGGAACATTGAAGAGGTTCTTGAAGACACTCAGAAAGACAGATTTGCTCATATGCGACGAATGGGGTTACATACCTTTAGACCGAGAAGGAGCGCAACTCTTGTTTCAAGTGATTGCGGAAAGATATGAGAGGAACAGCGTAATAATCACAACGAACCTTGAGTTCAGCAAATGGAATGGGATATTCTACGATGAGAAACTCACCAGTGCCATAATAGACAGATTGATTCACCATTGCCATTTGTTGGTGTTTACAGGCAAGAGTTACCGATTGGAACATTCGAGTATTAAGACTTAA
- a CDS encoding ABC transporter permease has product MKKQKAVIKTEDVKKDDLFEVEYMNRWQLAWRVLRRHKLGMISLWVLIIMYLVAIFADFLSPHDPYEQWQGLSYSPPSNIHWKDEDGKFTRPYVYPYVLERDPVTYKTTFAEGSSLQSITAIDESTGEKKVFTIGNDDVRSIYLVVETIRYAEDAKGKKAILGNPDYKTLEIVKLSEIGMLKEPLFQENTSEDVLNALAPNKYRTLRNIGDPVKVVTEKRLHRIYAVKKDEVRDVVTEAISLVNEIIDVEGGDFELAKEFLAELDIDPELFDVVVTPKVVDFEMRKFPLKFFVRSWEYKLLWLIPMDIHLIGVDDPARIYFFGGDKFGRDVFSRILFGSRISMSIGLLAIMITFTLGLFIGGVAGYYGGWVDESLMRMTEILMSIPGFYLLISLRAILPTNLPSHITYLLIVVILSFLGWPGMSRVIRGMVLSLKEREFVQAAIAMGYPSSRIIWKHIIPNTATYIIVSATLSIPGYILGEAGLSFLGLGIMEPSASWGLMLSQAQNIKVMTEAPWLLVPGIFIFIVVMAFNLLGDALRDALDPRSLGY; this is encoded by the coding sequence TTGAAAAAACAAAAAGCAGTTATAAAAACAGAAGATGTAAAAAAAGATGATTTGTTCGAAGTTGAATACATGAACCGCTGGCAACTCGCCTGGAGAGTCCTAAGGCGCCATAAGCTTGGTATGATCTCACTTTGGGTTCTCATAATCATGTACCTGGTTGCCATATTCGCAGATTTCCTTTCTCCGCACGACCCGTATGAACAATGGCAGGGCTTGTCCTATTCTCCCCCTTCCAACATCCACTGGAAGGATGAAGATGGGAAATTCACCCGCCCCTATGTTTATCCCTACGTTCTCGAAAGGGATCCAGTGACGTACAAAACAACCTTTGCAGAGGGGTCATCTCTGCAAAGTATTACTGCGATTGATGAATCAACAGGTGAAAAGAAGGTCTTCACAATTGGAAATGATGACGTTAGATCTATATATCTTGTGGTGGAGACCATTAGATATGCTGAAGACGCCAAAGGTAAGAAAGCAATATTAGGGAATCCAGACTATAAGACCCTGGAAATAGTCAAACTATCGGAAATCGGTATGCTGAAAGAACCTTTGTTCCAGGAAAACACCAGCGAAGATGTTCTCAACGCCCTGGCTCCAAACAAATATAGAACCCTCAGAAATATCGGTGATCCCGTAAAGGTTGTCACTGAGAAAAGGCTTCACAGGATCTATGCTGTAAAAAAGGATGAAGTAAGAGACGTGGTAACAGAAGCCATAAGTCTGGTTAATGAAATAATAGATGTCGAAGGCGGGGATTTTGAACTGGCAAAGGAATTTCTCGCCGAACTGGACATAGATCCTGAGCTTTTCGATGTGGTAGTCACCCCAAAAGTAGTGGACTTCGAAATGAGGAAATTCCCACTAAAGTTTTTCGTTCGCTCCTGGGAATACAAACTCCTCTGGCTCATCCCCATGGATATCCATTTAATAGGAGTTGATGACCCGGCGAGAATCTATTTCTTCGGTGGAGATAAATTCGGACGAGACGTATTCTCGAGAATTCTATTCGGCTCGAGAATCTCCATGTCTATCGGTCTCTTGGCTATCATGATAACCTTCACGCTCGGTTTGTTCATAGGTGGAGTTGCAGGATACTACGGTGGATGGGTTGATGAAAGTCTCATGAGAATGACGGAAATATTGATGTCAATCCCTGGATTCTACCTGTTGATATCCCTTAGAGCCATACTGCCGACCAATCTCCCCTCACACATAACCTATCTGCTCATCGTTGTCATCCTCAGTTTCCTTGGTTGGCCCGGTATGTCCAGGGTCATACGTGGTATGGTACTTTCGTTAAAAGAAAGGGAATTCGTTCAGGCAGCAATCGCAATGGGATATCCATCAAGCCGGATCATCTGGAAACACATCATTCCGAATACCGCAACCTACATCATCGTATCTGCAACCCTGTCTATACCCGGATACATACTCGGTGAGGCTGGACTCAGCTTCCTTGGGCTCGGGATCATGGAACCTTCTGCCAGCTGGGGATTGATGCTGAGTCAGGCTCAGAATATAAAGGTTATGACGGAAGCGCCGTGGCTTCTCGTACCCGGTATCTTCATCTTTATCGTTGTTATGGCGTTCAACCTGCTTGGTGACGCCCTGAGAGATGCGCTTGACCCGAGATCTCTGGGTTACTGA
- a CDS encoding ABC transporter permease — protein sequence MLRYILRRLILAVPVLLGVSILSFIIISLAPGDFLDNYRLNPSISAEQVKLLEKQFGFDKPIIVQYFKWLGQVLKGNFGYSFVYHVPVFSIIWRRLGATLLLSISTMIFIWGIAIPLGIYSALHQYSFNDQLFSFLAFIGISIPNFFFALLWLYMSAKTGWFPIGGIISNNYDQFTWWQKILDYLWHVIGPVVTLGTSGLAGLMRQMRGQLLDQLRQDYVLFARAKGMPEDNVIYKHAVRNAINPIVTMFGYALAGLLGGAVLTETVFGWPGMGRLVIEALTAQDLFMVMASLLLSSLLLIAGNLVADLLLAWVDPRIRFRLR from the coding sequence GTGCTCAGATATATACTTAGAAGACTTATACTCGCTGTACCGGTTTTGTTAGGTGTTTCCATCCTTTCGTTCATAATAATCTCTTTAGCGCCTGGTGACTTTCTCGATAACTACAGGCTCAATCCTTCTATAAGTGCGGAGCAGGTAAAACTTCTTGAAAAACAGTTTGGTTTTGATAAACCAATCATCGTTCAATACTTCAAATGGTTAGGACAGGTTTTAAAAGGCAATTTCGGTTATTCATTCGTGTATCATGTTCCCGTTTTTAGTATCATCTGGAGAAGATTGGGCGCAACACTCCTCTTAAGTATCTCGACGATGATATTTATATGGGGAATTGCCATTCCTCTTGGGATTTATTCAGCGCTCCATCAATATTCCTTCAATGATCAGCTCTTTTCATTCCTGGCGTTCATTGGTATTTCGATCCCTAATTTCTTCTTCGCTCTTCTATGGTTGTACATGTCCGCAAAGACCGGTTGGTTCCCGATCGGTGGGATCATATCCAATAATTACGACCAGTTCACATGGTGGCAAAAGATTCTCGATTATCTATGGCACGTTATCGGTCCGGTTGTAACCCTTGGAACCTCTGGACTTGCTGGATTAATGAGACAGATGAGGGGACAGCTTCTCGACCAGCTGCGGCAGGACTACGTTCTCTTCGCCAGAGCCAAGGGTATGCCTGAGGATAATGTCATCTACAAACATGCGGTTAGAAACGCTATAAACCCGATAGTCACTATGTTTGGATACGCACTCGCAGGGTTGCTTGGTGGTGCTGTCCTTACAGAAACCGTTTTTGGCTGGCCTGGAATGGGTAGGTTAGTTATAGAAGCCTTGACTGCTCAGGACCTTTTCATGGTCATGGCTTCTCTATTACTCAGTTCGCTGTTGCTGATAGCTGGTAACCTGGTTGCAGACCTTCTCCTTGCCTGGGTAGATCCAAGAATCAGATTCAGATTGAGATAG
- a CDS encoding ABC transporter substrate-binding protein: MIVAVEPEYAIEDFNGKPGGTLYLSTTSGPKTLNPFWSQETSSSDIIDYFSDSLFNSDNKGMPTVPALATKWWFSDDGKTVFFQIRKGIVWSDGEPFTIEDVYWTFTKVALVEGMTANGPGGAMDANDQLPVVEIVDDYTISFTWSVPNVWGFKWVGYTGILPKHVLEEAVENGKFSEAWTVADIDKIVGMGPFLPVEYTEGVRVVLERNPNYYRFDKNGVRLPYLDKVVYLIVPDLNTELLKFEAGEIDLYGPTAENFPRIKEQAEEKGWVVGVGGPALGSQFIAFNWVTKDPVKREWFRNEHFRKAFVYMLDRGTLIETLYNGLGSPLYGPVSPSSGFYYPEIEKFAYKYSIIRARLELKKGGFSWNANGELVDKDGNVVEFNLMTNAGNNVREAIGNILVDSAKKLGMKINFTPIQFNTLVQKLLTPDYEAIIIGLTGSVDPGSGWNVWRLDGGLHFWNYSPELRPDTVPEEIWWSPDWEKRIDEIFRIQTSAVDEQERYNLFAEFQMICAEHMPLVYTVAQNYLYALKGNIHLANPEPNPAAGMLWKVYGIWKEGE; encoded by the coding sequence ATGATTGTCGCCGTCGAGCCAGAGTACGCTATTGAGGACTTTAACGGGAAACCCGGGGGCACTCTCTATCTTTCTACAACTTCCGGTCCCAAGACTCTGAATCCATTCTGGTCTCAGGAAACAAGCTCCTCAGACATCATTGACTATTTCAGCGATTCTCTGTTCAACTCTGATAACAAAGGGATGCCCACCGTACCGGCTCTCGCGACCAAATGGTGGTTCTCCGACGACGGTAAGACGGTTTTCTTCCAGATCAGGAAGGGAATCGTATGGTCAGATGGTGAACCTTTCACCATCGAAGACGTTTACTGGACCTTCACAAAGGTCGCTCTCGTCGAGGGCATGACTGCCAATGGACCTGGTGGAGCCATGGACGCCAATGACCAGCTCCCTGTGGTTGAAATCGTTGATGACTACACGATTTCCTTTACATGGAGCGTCCCGAACGTCTGGGGATTCAAATGGGTCGGTTACACCGGCATTCTTCCCAAACACGTTCTCGAAGAAGCCGTCGAGAACGGTAAATTCTCCGAAGCCTGGACCGTTGCCGATATCGATAAGATCGTCGGTATGGGGCCATTCCTGCCCGTTGAGTACACCGAAGGTGTAAGGGTCGTCCTCGAAAGGAACCCCAACTACTACAGATTCGACAAAAATGGCGTAAGACTGCCTTACCTTGACAAGGTTGTTTATCTCATAGTTCCCGACCTCAACACCGAGCTGTTGAAGTTCGAGGCTGGCGAAATCGACCTTTACGGTCCAACAGCTGAAAACTTCCCCAGAATCAAGGAACAGGCCGAGGAAAAAGGCTGGGTTGTCGGTGTTGGTGGACCCGCACTCGGTTCCCAGTTCATCGCCTTCAACTGGGTTACCAAAGATCCTGTTAAGAGAGAATGGTTCAGAAATGAACACTTCAGAAAAGCCTTTGTTTACATGCTCGACAGAGGCACTCTGATCGAAACCCTCTACAATGGTCTCGGTTCACCACTTTACGGACCTGTTAGCCCATCCAGCGGATTCTACTATCCCGAAATCGAGAAGTTCGCCTACAAGTACTCCATCATCAGGGCAAGGCTCGAACTCAAGAAGGGTGGATTCAGCTGGAATGCAAACGGTGAACTTGTCGACAAAGATGGCAACGTTGTTGAATTCAACCTCATGACCAATGCCGGTAACAACGTCCGTGAAGCCATCGGTAACATCCTCGTTGACAGCGCCAAGAAACTCGGTATGAAGATCAACTTCACCCCGATACAGTTCAACACACTCGTTCAGAAACTCCTCACACCCGACTATGAAGCTATCATCATTGGTCTCACCGGCTCTGTCGATCCAGGATCCGGATGGAACGTCTGGAGACTCGACGGTGGTCTGCACTTCTGGAACTACTCACCTGAACTCAGACCCGACACAGTTCCGGAAGAGATATGGTGGAGCCCCGACTGGGAAAAGAGAATCGACGAAATCTTCAGGATCCAGACATCCGCGGTTGACGAACAGGAAAGATACAACCTCTTTGCCGAATTCCAGATGATCTGTGCAGAGCATATGCCACTGGTTTACACCGTTGCACAGAACTACCTCTACGCTCTTAAGGGCAACATACATCTCGCCAATCCTGAACCCAACCCAGCAGCTGGCATGCTCTGGAAGGTTTACGGTATCTGGAAAGAAGGGGAATAA